Within the Telopea speciosissima isolate NSW1024214 ecotype Mountain lineage chromosome 4, Tspe_v1, whole genome shotgun sequence genome, the region TACTGATGTCTGGTGACAGACATCTACACATAGGCTGTCCATGGGTAGGACCCAACTCTCTCAAGACAGGTCACGATCCTAGACAGGCTGTCAACGGATctgacaaaagaaagaaagaaaaaaaaattctagcaGATCCGGCTttagattcaattattaattggAAGCTCCCTTATCTGGTCATTTGAACTGATGGATCTAGACAGCCTGATCGGAGTTCAGATCCTAGTTAGTTAAAACGGGAACGGCAAAAATACTTTGCTCGGTACGGCATGTTTAAAACGGCTCAAAATTCGAATGGGATGCTAAAAAGTATGGTCAAACATTCCTAAAACGGCAGAAAAGTGAAAAACGCACAGAACGGGTTTTAAATGTCTagaattgaaaaatatgggaCCAAAAAAAGGCAAGATACACACATAAACCAACTACAACATACAAGAAAAACACAATATCCACCTTCAGTAATACGTATAAAGAAAACAAAGCAAAGTAAGCTTGGTGATCATTCCTATTAATACCAATTGGTTTTCAACTTTCAATTTGATCATGTGATACCTCATTGAAGCTCTATTTGGCACTAAAGATGGAAGTGTcattaaatctctctctctctctcacctaagagagagagagagagagagagagaagaatttgTAATTTAAGACCGaagagcatagttatcaagacAGCAAGGCAACCAAAACGTTGATATTTAAGACCGAAGAGCATAGTTttcaacaccaacaaggcggcaaggcgcctGCCTAGGCCACGACTTGATAACTACgccaaaaaattttcaaaataagtgCCAAAATGTTGGATACTTCCTTTTTGCACTACTTCTGGCATGGTTCCAATCACCTATGTCCTTGAAACTTACTGCAGAGATTGCTAATATTGGCATTCAATCATGTTTTAAAATCCGCCAATTCAATCAGAATGGGGATTGTATTCTTTAACAATCTTCTCTTTAAGAATGAATGTAATTTTGGATACAATGTGACGGGTCTTTTAATTTCTAACAAGTTTTAACAAGGAAGTCATTTACTCATTTAGTCATCTCAAGGAAATGTTCGTTTCTCAATTGCtcctgaaaataaaataaaaagtaatatCAGGTCTGGCCGGTTGCACCAATTGAGCAATATAGATTTCTAACACAATCATAGCATGGCTCAAGTAGAGCACATCTCATGCAAGCTGCATGTTTAGTCTAACATGGACAGTGCTCCAGGAGGAGTTAATAAATAGATAAGGCAGCCCGGGGAGAGTAATAAAGGCCACCACCTCCTAGGATTTGAGCATTGTTGATTAAGCACCTAGCAGACAAACTAGGCCGTCCAGCCATAGAGAATCTTAGATGATCTCCATCATGTCTATTCATGTGAAGTCTTCTTGGTAATATTCTATTTTGGTAAACTTCTTGGTAATATTCATGTGAAACTATTCAGTCTGATAACTATGATCTAAACCTTATTGCAACAATTTGAGTTCAGCTACAAAAATCCTATCAAACCATTATACTGTCTAGGGCCTAGGGCATCATTTCTGCTGAAGTGTTGTTAGATGGCTACTCTGACAAAATTTTGACTGGCTCAAACAATGCCTAGGAATTAAATGTTGAATTAGTCCCAAGTTTGATCATGTGAAACAAAAAAGCTTGGGTGATTTGAGTCCGGATCATCTCCTGGGCCAAGGAGAGTAACTTAACCTTTAATAGGCAACATGTGGCAAACCTAACACCGACAACCTTtgctcccttcttcttcctgtctcttctattagattttttttaatcaaatgagtgggacccaccttttgtttattattcttcttcctcctcttcttcttctcgttctcAACTGAGGCTCCCATCCGTCTCCAACATCTCTACAACCACCAGCACCCTTTGCGATCCGCAACCCCTGCAATAATCAACCGCTGCAATCGCCTCCTTGCAACCCTCCCTTCCCTGTCTACAACTCTTCCCTTCCCTGCAACCACACCCCAGCTATGCCCTCTGTTCTGCAACCCCCACCCGCTCTACCCTCTGTACCGCAACCCGCATCATAGAGGATGTGAGTAGTGATTCATATCTGATAAATACTATATTTCCTCAATGGAAACAAATAATAGCAATAATAAAAACCTTTTGTTAATATTACTATCGTTCTCTGAAATCTGGTTTTATTTTGAAACTACTACGAAGCCTATTGTTCATCTTCTCACGTCTTCATCCCCTAAAAtcataaaattttcttccaatAGAAGTGAAGCTTAAGGTTGGTAGCCCAAAATGGAAAACGGGGAAAATATGAAAAGAACTTTGAAGAAAGGAAATAATCCATTTCCATCAAAAGGGAACACGTCGATTTTCCATCAAATGGTTTCCCCTttctttaattgtgaattttcaCAGAAAATGAAATGGATTCGGTTCAAATAGCATGTGAGttcgtatttttttttcccacctaTCGTATGCACATCCCTTTTCAAACCCTTGTTCCTCTTCTTAATAAAGATTaaattttttagaaataaatttCTTTATCAACGAAGCCTATATCAGAATTCTTGTTTCTGCAGTAGGATccttgatgtagatcacaagttcATATGTACCCGCAagaaacaagccccaaaaccagcccaacaaGGTTGTGGATACGACtactgtgagaggcagcctggtctgatgatgtggcaagtttctgttggttcgatggagcatcacctaaggcagccccagccccagcccagatagaagcatgaagaagacagacaaaaaaaataaaatttacagtTCGTGTGAACAGTACCCCAAATTACTGTTCATGTaaacagtgatttggggctgATATGGATAGACTGGTGGAGATTGAATGCAACTTGAAgactttatttagtttctatttttattaggcATAGTTTCTAATTCAATTATTATcatgtttctaattttgttccttgcataTTGGCTGAACCATAAAACCTAGTTTctatttgggtaaattacattgTGACCCCCTGAGTTTTGCCCTAAATACAGTATGACCCCTTGTTTTTTCTAAAATATAGACTGCGACCCCCTAAGTTTAGGTTAATTATTACACTCAGCCCCACTCCATTAGAGCATTCCCGTTAGTTGCTGATGTGTTGGTCATTGATACcttaaaataacaaatatacccctaatggggtgtgagcttaccattttgcccaaaGGGCAGCCAAACTTCACACTATCGTCTCTCTTACTTGTCTCTGctatatttcttcttcttcctcctgcaaactCACCTGCCCCCACCCCCTTTGCAACCCCATCCACGCTGGCTTAACGCCCCACTCTCttcatatttttcttatttcattttccaGCAACCTCACCTTCCCTCACCCCTCTGCAACTCCGCAATCTAAACCCTAACTCACCCTACTCGGCCATTACACATCGCCTTGGATGCCCGACAACACTCCTTAGAATAATTAAGCTTGAAAACCGTTCCCCATTTGACAGCATGCCCCTAGAGCTCCAAATGATCTATCCCTCTACAACACTCCCTCCTTCGAATCCAAATTCTGCTCCCAATCACTTCCACcatcagaagatgaagaacccACAAAATTGAAGTCCGAAAAGGATGAAATGTTCCTCGGTCTGAATGCCGAAGACAAACCCATGTAAACCAAAGAACAGGAGACGAGACCCATTAACAAAAGGATCAGGAAAGCCAAGCAACTAGTTTCTGAATCGTTTGGCTTTCGACCCATTTGGAATCGAGGgatgaagagaagaagttgTTCTGTTTTCTTCCCTGGTTTTGCAGATTTGGTAATAGTAGTAGAAAACAGGAGCCGTTGACCAGAGGAGCAATGGAACCCAGAGTCTGAGTTGAAATAGCAGTCTTATATGTGAGCTGCAAAGTATATCTGAGCGAGGAGATATAAACCAAAATACCTATGTTAAGTATCATTTCACATTTTGACTGATTACTGGACTCAAAACTAAATCCAAATCTAATGGAAACTAACCAGTTAGTACCCTTAGGGAAGAACTTGTTGGGCATTCACCTTGTCACTTTGTCAGTTGGTATTTTGTTCAACATAAACATTGGAAAGAAGGAACATAGGTTACTCTACATATTGAACAAACTGCACATACAGAGGATGTGTACCGCCTTGGTTCTGCAAATCTCTCCTAGAACAGCTAGAACTCCTGTGTCTTCTTTTGGGTGAGAAAGTGTCAACTAGTTATTAGGGACCTTTTGTTTATGAATTTTCGGCAAGCAAATGTTCTTGCCCTGGCGTGAAAGTGAAAACCACTGGCTGGAGTTTCAACTGATTGGTTCCTGGTGGTTCTGCAGGAAAATGGACatgaaattatgttttacataaCTCAATCAAACCTAATACCAACTAAATGCCATACAAATCCTCTCTAGCTattcaaataaattttaaatcctatttcttgttttttcatTTCCATTTGTATCGTATATCACCACTCAACCACCACCCCCTTCATTTTCAGTCCATCACTGTTCTTTTAGCTCAACTAAGCATGCAATTACATTTTAAATGCCCCCAAGAGCCAGAGTCAACACTATATAGCCTCTTTTAATCGCTCCATTCAGATCAGTGCCAAGAACTCTGAATTCTAAACTTGACAAACAGGCAGGTGGCCGCTCATTTGGAATCGAGGATGAAGAGAAGAATCTGTTCTGTTTTCTTCCCTGGTTTTGCAGATTTGGTAATAGTAGTAGAAAACAGGAGCCATTGACCAGAGGAGCAATGGAACCCAGAGTCTAGTTTGATATAGCAGTCTTATTTGTGAGCTGCAAAGTATATCTGAGCGAGGAGGGTCGAAGAGCAATGCGGAAATGGTGAAGTCGGTTCAGCGTGCCCTGGATGTTGGTCATTCAAAAAGCAGTGCCTTCTGGCCTATGGGATCCTCGCTAGAGGGTTGCTGGAGTTTGCAGAGCACTCACTGGTGCTGGTATAGGACGGCATCAGCCCTTGAGGCCGCCACTGTGGATCCTATAACCTCTTTATGGCTGTTAAGGTCTCCAAGAGGAGGATTTGGAGCTATTTTAATTGAAAGGCAAAATTGCCATTTAACTTTTATGCTTAACACTGTCCACTTAAAGGTGCTGAGTGTATATTTTAGAATCACAGGGGGTCAAACTGTATTTAGGACAAATCTCAGGGGGTCgccgtgtaatttaccctttctGTTTTcattaggtttttattttttttagaagttgctatttctttttatgagtttctatttcttaagtttctaattttgtaagctgacctattccattaaataggcagcccctcttgtaatagaaacagaattggagaatagaatttgtAGCCAAGCTTGCCAttggttatgggagaaattccatgtttcaacagctaggatagctgtgggtgagagacccatgaccccctttcttctcttctatatccacttcttcttatccttatatattcttcttcatatgtaacagaaaagtagcaataaaaaaacagagttgcaattttttatttgttctattcattgtatcgatcctgtttgcaatcgatctcccgttGGTTTCCCTGGTTCCTGGTAGACACGGTCGACGATTGTTGCATTATACTTCCAATTGAAGATTCATCATGAAAGTCTGATTCGATAACTCCACCAAACTCGAGGGTGAGTTTTTTTTCAAGATGGGGAgagctgatgtagatcacaagtccatatgtacctgtaagaaacaagccccaaaaccagaccagcaaggttgtggattcgactgctgtgagaggcagcctggtctgatgctGTGGCAAGTTtctgttggttcgatggagcatcacctaaaacagccccagcccagagagaagcatgaagaagacggacagaattccaaaaaaaaaaagttggcgAACAGTACCAcgagttactgttcatgtgaacagtgatttggggttGATATGAACAGACTGGTGGAGATTGAATGCAACTTGAAGACTTtatttagtttccatttttattAGGCATAGTTTCTAATTCAGTCATTATTATgttctaattttgttcctttcATGTTGGCTGAACAATAAAGCCTAGTTTCAATTttcattaggtttctattttttttagaagttgTGATTTCTTTTACGAGTATctatttcttaagtttctattttgtaagctgacctattccattaaataggcagcccctcttgtaatagaaacagatttggataatagaatttgtggccaagcttgccattggttatgggagaaattccgtGTTTCAACAGTTGGGAtggctgtgggtgagagacccaggctgagatagccattcccctacccactttcttctcttctttatcatcttctcctttttcctgtTCAACATACACTGCTGTACTGTTTCTGTGACTGCAATAAACTATTGTGAAGATACCCTTTGAAGACCAAATTCAATTCCCAATCATCTTCAAGTTTTGCTGCTGCTGCACACCATTAATAGATCCTTATCATGTTGATCCTGGCTGGCAATCGATCTCTCACTGGTTTCTCACAGGTTTGAGGTCGACTCTGCATTAATCCTGAGGTGAGATGTGTACAAAGTTGGAGGGAGATGAGAGGAAAACTCTggttaaaaaaatgagagtaGAGGATGGGGCAGGATTGCAGTGGTTGGTGggttgggaggaagaagagggggtaggttgagaagaagaacaagggaCTGGGAATAAGGTGCGGGGCCTAAGGGGATGGTTGCAGCAGCGGGATTGCGGGGCAGGGTGGGGGTTAGGGCATGGTCTGCGTATGGGGGTGGATTGCTGAGAGTGGTGGGACgggggagactggagagggtgAGCGTGGGGGCGGGATTGCAAGGGAGGGGAGAGTAAGACCGGGAGAGCGAGggggcggtggtggtggtggcggcggcggcggcgggaGGCAAAATGTGCttcagaaaaaggagaagaagaagaaggaagaagaaataaaaaaaataaaaataaaaggattgaataaagaaacaaaacgagtgagagaggaggataggtttgaataaaaaatttaaaactaatGAGATAGGAATAACAGGTATTCGGTTTTTCCATTACCACGTGTCATCTCTCCAGCGTTGCAGGAGAGTAACTATTCTCCTTGACCCAAGAGATGATCCGGACTCAAATTTGATTAAGgcaaaataattttaattttttaatgaattagCAATCTTGATATAATCAATGAATCATTTCAGTTCTGGTCCCTATCAAACCAAATCATTTCAGTGATTTCAACTGAAATTTGTTGACATTTGATTCCATGAACAGTGCATATAGTGATAATAGGAAGTTAAAGTAGCACcaaaggagaggggggggggggggagaagtcAAAGAACATACTTTACAAAATCAGTAGAAGATCTCCCTATGGCTGTTCCACAACAAGCCTTGTACTTTTTTCTTGAACCACAAGGACACACCTTGTTTCTTGGGATTCTCTACAAGAAGTAAAAGTAAAGATCGAAAGAATTGATATGCGTCAGAATATGAAAATATAACCATGTAAAAATACAGTTACCAATAGAGTTTCGATTAAAAACCTTGTCATCATGTTGAGAACATTTATCATCACGAGATTGTTTGTTATCTTTACTCAGTCCTTCATGTTCAGAAGCGTTGTCTGGAGCAGATTCCTTTGACTGCTCAGTGTTTGCATTTTCATTATGACCTGGTATGCTCAAACATATTATTAAAGCAGAAAAGATTCAGAAGACAATTGTTTCAGGGCTTGTTTAAAtgtgaaggaaaaaagaaaatgaatttttattctacAATTGCTGTATACATTGCAGCTTTGGAATTCCGATGCATTACAATTTTGGCAAGGATAAAGAGGATTCGGGAAAACTCTGGTTTTTGGTCTTTAGAAAGTGGCTCAATTTAGCTGTTAGATTTATTTGGTAGGCCCTTAATATTTGTGTAGAATGACAAACTCTGTTCAACCCTGTACAAAAGACTTTCTGCTAAAGTTTTTCACAACAAAATTATGAGGAAAACCAATTATTTTCATGATtaagcattttttttaatgatttccCACAAATTTCACTCATTTGCCAATTCATTTTGATTTTCCTGAGGGATAAAATTGAGCAATtacttgaaattttgtttccttttgatcaaacttttgataattttatttccttttgacTTCACCTATTGGAACTATCGAGAGACAATACAACTGCATGTCCTTAGAGTTGGTAGACATGTGTGTGGCACCTTTAACTTTTTCTCAAGGTGCCATCAGAATATAAATCAACAATTAAAGCAACATTctagaactaaaaaaaaaaaaaacttctccaAACTCGAATTTGCAAAAAATACTGGCAGGTCATTACCAGAAGTAGGATCATTTTGAGAAGGAATTTTACAGTCTCCAAGTGAATCATCGTCCATTGCTTGTCCGTCCATTGCTTGCTCTGCAATCAAAAACTCTATTGCAGCATCAACATCGCCATCTAGTTCTTGTAAAACCTGAAATAAGAGAGAATACATTCAAGGGGGTGATCTAAAAACAATAAATCATCAGACACTgccctaaaaatataaaatcaaaaggttgAATTTTGGAGGGGAGCGGAGTGTCAACAGGACACCTAAAGAAAGAATACATTCAAGGGGGTGACCTACCTCTTCAACTTTATCAGCATTTTCACAACCACTTCCAGCTATGACCAGTTTAATTGATCCAGCATCAATTCTATTATTTTCAAATAGAGCTCCTTTGGACTTGGCAACTGACGCTTTTGCTTGCTGGGATGTTGTTGAAAGATTAGCATCCGCCTTCCAAAATTTATTTCAGACATTGTTAGGCTTTCACTCCAATTTTGCAGTATAAATTTAAAAGCATAATAGAGACTACAGTTATTAATTGTACAAGTGCTATTAAAATAGAAACCTTAATCGCGATTGGCTTAGCTGGCCCATTACAAGGATCTTCCTTTAACCGCACACTATTGTAATGCTCTTCATTATGATATGATCTGTAATAAGGTTGAAGTTTGCAAGTTATGACTGCATAATAAAACAATACAAAATCCACTGTGTAAAACAAGAAACAATAAAGGGGGAACAGCACAATTGACAACGCAGACGAAGCCATTAAGGAACAGAATCTTATCCAGCAGTAAATTTTTCAGCTTGAATCTAAGGTTCAAGTTTGAAAATTTCTGTTGTTTTAAGgctttttgcacttttttaaCTCTTTCAAGTCCTCTTGCTATTTGAGGTTTACTGATtagatgaatcatgaatgcAGTCAAACTATAAGAGGTTGACTCCATCTTAGAAACATAAATGCTAAGCAGCTATGGTCTAATTTTAATTCATTAGCATCTTCACAATCTTCATATGCGTCATGCATACATATTTCAATCTGTCTAGATCCAGCCACCAAACAAGTACATCAAGTCTCTAAGAAAATCCATGGTATGCTCCTGTATTGATGTAGAAAGCACTACAACAAACAGTATAGTTGTAGGCTTAAGAAGAAAAGGTCCATACTTAGCCCAAAGATCCTTCATCTGGGCCTTTTGGTTCAGGCCAGACCAAGTTCATGGTCTGGGTGTTACTGGTTCACTAAAAACCCGAATCTTGGGGCCTTTATTGTAGTACTAGTACATAATtagtttggtttctattttgttattaaGATAGCACCTTTAGTTTATAATAAGTAGTTTCTATTTATAAGTTACTTGATGTACAAGGATCCACTACTACATGCGTGGACCTcctttttttagtttccttttgaTGGGAGTAAACCCTTCTATATATTGTAAGGGCCTTAGAGCTCACCCTACGATTTTATGAATGAAGAATGTTTGAATTTTGTGCCTTAGTTGCTGTGAGAAACAGCTGAACAGTGAGATACCACTGTGGTTAGTGAAATACTGACCAAgaccataggtgagaggccaTGGTCATACCCCctattcttccctcttcacttttccttcttccctttgtttctaatttatttCCCTGCAATCCTGCTCTCTAAAAGTACTGTCCGAGACCTACTGAAGCTGTGATGTTGCCTGGGATGTTCCATGAAGTTGAAGCACGGTTGACAGTGAGCTAATACCAAGTGAAGACCCCGCTACATCTCCCATATCCTGCGACACCCTTCTTTTGATGTTCCACCACTGCAGCCTATCTCTCCCACATATTCACAATTCTGTCCATCAGATTTAAGTGGTATTTTTTAACGTTTCATTCTCTGTTGGAGACCTTCCATCGACCTTAATCTCAGTCACATCTAATGGCTGACTCTGCTACAAGTAGTTGCTGATTTTTGTGactactttctaatttcagtcTTTCCTTCATACCTGTTGATCTAACCATCAACTTGCTGAGATATTTGGAGGACCATCTCCATTGATTAGTCCCCACAATTGATCAATGTTCCAGGTTCCGGTTTCGACCAGGCTGAAAACTGAAATTTTGGTGAAAATCTGTACACtttttttttgcatgttttGATGATGGGTTTTGAGggccaaatggccaaattagggttaaaacGAGGAAGGTGATCAGCTTATTTctaaatttcgatcgaaatctATACACTTAAATTTCTCACACCAGCTTGTACAAGGAAGAGATGATCAGCTTGTTTCTCGTTTCAGATTGGGGTTATAGCCTAACATCCATGATAAATAGGAGTCACAAGCACTAATGCCTTGCAAGATTGTTTTGAAAAGGCCCTCCAAGCAGAAGACTTGGTAAAAACCGCAACCCAGAGATTCAATCCTCAATCCAGAGAGGGTAGATGAAGTTTTCCAGCCACCAAACCTACTGGTTTTTTTACATATCGAGTTGCACCTACGGCCATGGACAATGGTAAAGCCCCTATGGCAAGTGGTGGAGCAACCAAATGTTACAATTGCAACGGTGACAAACACTTGCCAAATTCTGTCCACAATGTCACATGAGTAATTCCATCATAACAGCCATTGAAGCCAACTCAGAGGCTCAATTTTGTGATCCCCAAGATGATGAGACCCTCGTTAATGCAGCCCTTGAGAACGAGTCCTATGATATTGATATAATAGATGAGGAGAATGAAGATATATATGACATACATGTTGTGAATCGTATCCTGGCCGCCGAATCCAAAGGTGAAGATTGACTATGGCAATGTGGCATTGTATCTTCTACCACTCGTATGTCTAGTGGATCACTTAAAGCTCAAGTCATTGTAGACAGTGGCAGCTGCGTGAACgttgtatcacaagctttaATCACTGAAGGTAAGTTGCAACAGGATTGTCGGGGGTGTAATGTACCCAAAATGTCCTGCCTAGATCCTGGCTCGAAACGTGGTGCTTGTGGTGTATGGTGTGCAAGGGTTATGgtattaaagttgcaccttccctcacaaggcgtcttttgagggattggcaagcgctttgATCCTAACAATTGATATCAGAGCAGGTCGCGTGTTCGAGTCTCCCcagtgccatgggtgctctgttattgggcgtgcatttggggggggggggattgttgggggAGTAAtgtacccaaaatgccctgcccagatcccggctcgaAACGTGGTGCTTGTGGTGTATGGTGCGCAAGGGTTATAgtattaaagttgcaccttccctcacaagacatcttttgggggattggcaagggCTTCGATCCTAACAAGGAGCAGCCCCCACAACCTTACAAGGTTTCCCTGAGATAACACACTTGAGGTAGACCAGTGGTGTTCTGTGCCTATAAAGCTGGCTGGTTATGAGGAGAGTGTATGGTGTGACGTTATAGCAATGGTGTTGACTGATCTACTTCTTGGAAGACCATGGATGTATGATAACAATGTGTTGGTAGGTAGCATGAAGAACCAATGTTTCTTTGACTTCAGTGGTACACTGGTACACCTTTGCTGCCAAACCCAATCAATATACTGGATGAAAACAAAAGATCAAGGCTGCTCAAGCAAAAAGGTAACAGATTTTACAGTTCTTGAACAAGGACCAGTAAGCAAAAAAGAGTGCAAACAGCAAAGAACGGCAAGAGAGCAAACAGTCCAGCAAGAAGCAGCATACGGACATGAAACTCTTGGCTTTACCACATCAAGAGTTCATCGAAACTACCAAGGAGACTGGTTTGATATTGGCCTTAGTAACAAAGGAAGTTGTTTCCATGACTGAAAATAAATTTCCTAAACCTATAAAGGATTTAATTTATGATTTTGCAATCCTAGTGCCTAAGGACTTAACCGACGAGCTCCCACCCATGAGAGATATTCAGCACACCATTTATCTAGTGCCAGAGTCGGTCTTTCCTAATCTTCCCACTTACCGTCTTAGCCCTACTGAGCATGCCGAGCTCAAGATACAAGTGGATGAACTATTGAGGAAAGGATTCATTCAATAAAGCATGAGCACATGTGTCGTAAGTCGTAACAACCTTACTCACTCTGAAGAAAGATGGACCA harbors:
- the LOC122660423 gene encoding OVARIAN TUMOR DOMAIN-containing deubiquitinating enzyme 7 isoform X1, with the protein product MVQAKHQKIKPKKHVRQVKKHGKQTDISEFRSQLDALGLKIIEVTADGNCFFRALADQLDGNEEEHGKFRRMVVQYILKHREDFEPFIEDEVPFDEYCQSMEKDGTWAGHMELQASSLVTRCNICIHRMMSPRWYVRNFDDHGVHMIHLSYHNEEHYNSVRLKEDPCNGPAKPIAIKADANLSTTSQQAKASVAKSKGALFENNRIDAGSIKLVIAGSGCENADKVEEVLQELDGDVDAAIEFLIAEQAMDGQAMDDDSLGDCKIPSQNDPTSGHNENANTEQSKESAPDNASEHEGLSKDNKQSRDDKCSQHDDKRIPRNKVCPCGSRKKYKACCGTAIGRSSTDFVNNHKIASGKGGKERKQGRKGGATKIAPSSGSRDPPDMGALCI
- the LOC122660423 gene encoding OVARIAN TUMOR DOMAIN-containing deubiquitinating enzyme 7 isoform X2; the encoded protein is MVQAKHQKIKPKKHVRVKKHGKQTDISEFRSQLDALGLKIIEVTADGNCFFRALADQLDGNEEEHGKFRRMVVQYILKHREDFEPFIEDEVPFDEYCQSMEKDGTWAGHMELQASSLVTRCNICIHRMMSPRWYVRNFDDHGVHMIHLSYHNEEHYNSVRLKEDPCNGPAKPIAIKADANLSTTSQQAKASVAKSKGALFENNRIDAGSIKLVIAGSGCENADKVEEVLQELDGDVDAAIEFLIAEQAMDGQAMDDDSLGDCKIPSQNDPTSGHNENANTEQSKESAPDNASEHEGLSKDNKQSRDDKCSQHDDKRIPRNKVCPCGSRKKYKACCGTAIGRSSTDFVNNHKIASGKGGKERKQGRKGGATKIAPSSGSRDPPDMGALCI
- the LOC122660423 gene encoding OVARIAN TUMOR DOMAIN-containing deubiquitinating enzyme 7 isoform X3, encoding MVTVSLVCRALADQLDGNEEEHGKFRRMVVQYILKHREDFEPFIEDEVPFDEYCQSMEKDGTWAGHMELQASSLVTRCNICIHRMMSPRWYVRNFDDHGVHMIHLSYHNEEHYNSVRLKEDPCNGPAKPIAIKADANLSTTSQQAKASVAKSKGALFENNRIDAGSIKLVIAGSGCENADKVEEVLQELDGDVDAAIEFLIAEQAMDGQAMDDDSLGDCKIPSQNDPTSGHNENANTEQSKESAPDNASEHEGLSKDNKQSRDDKCSQHDDKRIPRNKVCPCGSRKKYKACCGTAIGRSSTDFVNNHKIASGKGGKERKQGRKGGATKIAPSSGSRDPPDMGALCI